In the genome of Solibacillus silvestris, one region contains:
- a CDS encoding glycosyl hydrolase family 88 has product MRTTSENITVNTPLALAEKACKAIMDSYTPDQLPPANSFHYHQGVFLYGMLRVWEATGDQQYFAYMKGYIDSLIDEEGNLYFARDELDSVQAGILLFPLYEQTKDRRYLVAAKKLRHLLYSINQTTEGGFWHKDKYPYQMWLDGLFMAAPFMLMYNEHFVEEELVLNVVRQEKLIRTHMKDKNTGLLFHAWDEKKAQPWADKETGCSPEFWGRSVGWYGTALVDILELINGSRGQEEMEQSLKDLVPAITKFQDEETGLWYQIVDKGDLDDNWLESSCSSLFIYFIAKAIKLGLVDDSYQQVVNKAYDGLIEHMVDVQEDVANLKGICIGTSAGVYDYYVDRPTSENDLHGMGAFILASMALHDIKAK; this is encoded by the coding sequence ATGAGAACGACATCCGAAAATATTACGGTTAATACACCGCTTGCACTGGCGGAAAAAGCATGTAAGGCGATAATGGATTCGTATACACCGGATCAGCTGCCACCGGCGAATTCCTTCCACTATCATCAGGGGGTATTTTTATACGGTATGCTTCGTGTATGGGAAGCGACAGGTGACCAGCAGTATTTTGCCTATATGAAAGGCTATATCGACAGCCTGATCGACGAAGAAGGTAACTTATACTTTGCACGGGATGAGCTTGATTCTGTTCAGGCAGGCATTTTACTGTTCCCTTTGTATGAACAGACAAAAGACCGTCGTTATTTAGTTGCTGCGAAAAAACTTCGTCATTTGCTGTATTCGATTAATCAGACAACAGAGGGCGGCTTTTGGCATAAAGATAAATATCCTTATCAAATGTGGCTGGACGGTTTGTTCATGGCGGCACCGTTTATGCTCATGTACAATGAGCATTTTGTCGAGGAAGAGCTAGTGCTGAATGTCGTTCGCCAGGAAAAACTGATACGCACACATATGAAGGATAAGAATACAGGCTTACTGTTCCATGCGTGGGATGAGAAAAAGGCGCAACCATGGGCGGACAAAGAAACAGGGTGCTCACCGGAATTTTGGGGACGTTCTGTCGGTTGGTATGGTACTGCACTTGTCGATATTTTGGAATTGATCAACGGTTCAAGAGGGCAGGAAGAGATGGAACAATCGCTAAAAGATTTAGTGCCTGCTATTACGAAGTTTCAGGACGAAGAAACGGGCTTATGGTATCAAATTGTTGATAAAGGAGACCTTGATGATAACTGGCTGGAATCTTCCTGCTCGTCCCTGTTTATTTACTTCATCGCAAAAGCGATTAAACTTGGCTTGGTTGATGATTCCTATCAACAAGTAGTAAATAAAGCGTATGACGGACTGATCGAGCATATGGTCGATGTGCAGGAGGATGTAGCCAATCTAAAAGGTATTTGCATTGGCACATCCGCAGGGGTGTACGATTATTATGTGGACCGCCCAACTTCCGAAAATGATTTGCATGGCATGGGCGCATTCATCCTAGCAAGCATGGCGTTGCACGACATTAAGGCAAAATAA
- a CDS encoding ABC transporter substrate-binding protein, with protein MFKSKFRKSIAVGTIATALLLAACGDDESAGKKEVSAENGKPVKITFWDENAGPQRTPIWEELISRFEKENPMIDVEYVGLPKDSAKSKMDAAIAADDTPDLASVQTSWLPEFSIREALLPLDDYFADSELNGMINEGALNFNKDIVADKKLYGIPYTQNLDILWVRKDWFEEKGVKIPETWDEFYAAAEAMTDKVNNRYGYTIRGGAGGSFQIQRMMYAYNGFENYLTEDGKATINDSKNVEFIEKYLSLYEDYTPKSDITNGYKEMIAGFDTGVVAMVQHNIGSFGEHKEALEEGQFQAIPLPKSEDGNYVAEGGNTIGISIFNGTDNPDEAWKFAEFLNSAASQSFWNEQVGQIPTNSDVLKEDWIQNSPHIQTAFEVYDDPNTVLYKPPFYLPEYRSILDGTVDAGIQSVMSGKASAQEFLDEWAGAMEAAQAKYSEHFGK; from the coding sequence ATGTTCAAAAGCAAGTTCAGAAAATCGATAGCAGTAGGTACGATCGCAACAGCGTTATTATTGGCCGCTTGCGGGGATGATGAGTCGGCAGGTAAAAAAGAGGTATCAGCAGAAAACGGGAAGCCGGTAAAAATTACGTTCTGGGATGAAAATGCCGGACCGCAGCGAACACCGATTTGGGAGGAATTAATTTCCCGATTTGAAAAGGAAAACCCGATGATTGATGTGGAGTATGTCGGATTACCGAAAGACTCGGCAAAATCAAAAATGGATGCGGCCATCGCAGCGGACGATACGCCGGATTTGGCATCTGTTCAAACGAGCTGGTTACCTGAATTCTCGATTCGTGAAGCATTACTGCCATTAGATGATTATTTTGCTGATTCAGAGCTGAACGGTATGATCAATGAAGGGGCACTGAATTTCAATAAGGACATCGTAGCGGATAAAAAGCTATACGGAATTCCTTATACACAAAACCTGGATATCCTTTGGGTACGCAAAGACTGGTTTGAAGAAAAAGGAGTAAAGATTCCTGAGACTTGGGATGAATTTTATGCGGCTGCAGAAGCAATGACGGATAAAGTGAATAATCGCTACGGCTATACAATCCGTGGCGGAGCAGGCGGATCATTCCAAATTCAGCGTATGATGTATGCGTACAACGGGTTTGAAAATTATTTGACGGAAGACGGCAAAGCAACGATCAATGATTCGAAAAACGTCGAGTTTATCGAAAAGTATTTATCGTTATATGAAGACTACACACCGAAAAGCGATATTACAAACGGCTATAAAGAAATGATCGCCGGTTTTGATACAGGTGTAGTGGCAATGGTACAACATAACATCGGTTCATTCGGTGAGCACAAGGAAGCATTGGAAGAAGGACAGTTCCAGGCGATTCCACTGCCTAAATCGGAAGACGGCAATTACGTGGCGGAAGGCGGAAATACGATCGGTATTTCAATTTTCAACGGGACAGACAATCCCGATGAAGCATGGAAATTTGCAGAATTCCTGAACTCGGCAGCTAGTCAAAGTTTCTGGAATGAGCAAGTCGGTCAGATTCCGACGAACAGTGACGTGTTAAAAGAAGACTGGATTCAAAATTCGCCTCATATTCAAACAGCATTTGAAGTGTATGATGATCCGAACACAGTTCTTTATAAGCCGCCATTCTATTTACCTGAATACCGTTCAATCCTGGATGGTACGGTCGATGCGGGAATCCAATCGGTAATGAGTGGTAAAGCGTCAGCACAGGAATTTTTAGATGAGTGGGCGGGTGCGATGGAGGCTGCGCAAGCTAAATACTCAGAGCACTTCGGCAAATAA